Part of the Imperialibacter roseus genome, GAGGTTTGTAAGGTAGCTCATAAATACTCGCTTGACACAAATGTAGCCGAGTGCCATAGACACTATTGTTCTCAAAATTCACCTCAACTGCAGCGGAATAGTCAACACTAAAGACATTAGCTTTCGTATTTTCAAGGAGCGCCCTGGTGAACCTGCCTGCCCCACTTCCGACTTCGAGAATGTTGGCTTCTTCTAATGTTTCCACAACCCAAGCAGTTTCGGCTAGCAAGCGAGAAGAACTTTGATAAACGTCATTACCAAATCGGTCTAATTGAGTTTTTTGAAACTTATTCCACTGATAACCAAAAGAGGCTGTATAGTTATCGTTTTCAACAAATTTTAGAATACCATTCTCTTCAATTTTGATTGGATTTTTACTGAATTCTATCATTCCTTTGATTTTCTTTCGTTGAGAGCCTTCAACTGATCTATTGTGTCCACAGTATACCATTGACTTGGATAAATGTCAGAGCAATAAAGCCTCTTCTGTTCAATCAGTTGGGACCAAAGGGCATAGAAGTCGTCGACAGGCTCTACAAGTCGATTGATCAATGCGGGGTTAAGCACTTGTATACCCGAACAATATGTCGAAGATGACTTATGGCGACTTAACTCAAGAACCAAATTTTCTTTCTGATGGATGAAATCACCTTCAAGTCCTACTACCGGCTCAACCGGAACTACCATACAAGCAGGTTCACCCAAGTGAAAGTATTCTTTAGCTAAAATGTCAAAATCAATATCAGTCACGTTGTCCGCCGTCAAGATGCACACCGGGGCATCCAGATACCTCATAAGTGTATTGAATAGCCACCATACATTCCCATTCCCTTCTGTGTTTAGTACCGAATCGACACCAAGAGAAATGACGTGTTCAGCCAGAACAGCTCCTTTATAGCCAACAGTAATATGTACATTCTTGATGTGAGGACGGAGTTTGCGAATGCCGTTTGCTATTAATGTGCTTCCATTGTAGGGAGCCATTGGTTTTGGGATCGACTCTGTGAGCGGCATCATTCGCACACCTCTTCCCGCTGCCATGATTAAGGCATGGTCAATACTCTTCATTCGAAACTAGGTCGATTTGAAATGAGTTCAGCAATTTCTTGTTCTGTTAATTTAGACGCATTTTCGGAGGACAGCCCAACAGAAACAGGGGTTTCGACCTTCTCATTAAATGAAATCAAAAAATGTCGAACCTTATCGTAGAAGATTTCCCTAGTGTAAGGAAGTTCAAGCTCACCGATTAAGAATTCATCCATACGCTCGCCCGGCCGACCCTCGATTCGTTCAAAACGCCCCCCATAGAGCTTGGTCCAAGTTGTTAGAATATCTTGAATTTGGGCCGCTTTCATTTCTCTTGAAAGTACCATGCCGGCAACTTCATCAATATGATTCATTGCGACAATTACCAACGCCACTGCATCGTCCACTGTAAAAAAAAAGCGCCTCATTTCCGGCCCTGTTGTACCAATAACTCCTGTTTCTGCGTGCATTTTTTTCCAAATTGGTAGTACTGAGCCAGTAGACCAGGCAACATTACCATACCTCACACAGGTAAACTTGGTCTCGCTCTTGTCATTGGAGGAGCAAAACATACGTTCCATAATTGCTTTGCTCATTCCATAAGTATTTCGCACCGGCGGGCTTGCCTTATCTGTCGAGATACCAATCACAGTTTTCACACCCTTATCCATCGCTACACGAGCAATATTTTGCGAGCCTACAACATTTACGTCAATACATTCCATAGGGAATTTCTCTGACAGATCGACAAACTTCGTAGCAGCCGCATGGATGATAATTTCAGGTTGGTAGGCCACAACGGCATCTCTTACCGATTCGATATTGGTTATATCAAGAGGGGTCACTTCGCAACCTGTTAATTGCTTGATGAGGTGATTCTGCTTGTTGTTTCGTGCACCAAGGATCACCTGATAACGGTCTTTCAATTTCTGACCCAACTCTCTCCCTAAAAAACCCGTGCCCCCGGTAATCAATACTGTTTGTTTCTGGCTCATGTAACTCTACCTTATTATCCCTGCAACGAGGCTATAAAACTCTCTTCTTTTTAACGTGTAAGCATCAGCAAAGAAAGCATTTTTTAACCATTTTAGCACTTGCAGTTTATCACCTGCGTTTAGGTGCAGCCCTGCAAGAAACAGCCATAGTGTTGCCTTTATTGTATTCAACCTGTGCTTATAAGCGGCAATAAACTCCCTGTCATTCCGGTATTTCTCGATCATGTAGTCGAATCTAGCCTGCGCCTGCACAGCGTCTTGGTTGTTGATAGTGCGAGTGCCATGATGCAAAATATTGCTATTGATTTTCGGAATACGTCCTACATTTGGGTACTTTACTATCACTCTTAACCAGTAATCATAGTCCTCAGACCCTGTCAGAAGCGGATGTTCATCCCAATAAATCGTTTTGTAGATTTTTGAATGCAGAAATACTCCGATACAGGATAAGAAATTTCCCCGTGCGATAGTATCCAAAGGATTCTTGATCGGCAGAAATTGATATTGGTATAGTACCGTATTATCCTGATCAACTAACTGATACAAGTTATGAAACAAATAAGCCTTCGAGTGATTTTGAATATATTGATAAGCATCGGATAAATTATCAGGTAACATGAAGTCATCCGAATCAAGAAAAGTGAGGTACTCTCCCTTTGCAAATCTCATTCCAGTGTTCCTAGATTTTGCCCTTCTCATAATTTTTATCGTGCGCAATAAAATTGATCTTACCAGCGTCGATGAGCGGCTTCAAAACTTCTTCGGTATTGTCTGTGGATGCGTTGTCTACGACTATAATTTCAAAAGAACTAAACGTCTGCGAAAAAACAGACTCGAGGGTTGGGAGTATAAATTCAGCTCTATTGTAACTAGGAATCACTATTGAAAAAAAAGGGGATTGTTCCATTTTTATATATCTGCAAGTATATTATATTGAAACATCGATTCTAATTCGTGTAGGTCATTTCTATTTATTGGAGTGAGGTTCTTTTCATTATCCACTGATATCTGATAGCCCAATTCCCAAAAATACTCCAAAATTTGTTTACATGAGCTCCCTCTTTGTTGGAACCACTTATCTGTCATTTCAATATAAATTGCGGGTTTAAATCTAAGGATCGTCTTCCTGGCGCCTTTGAGGACTTCGGGCTCGAAGCCCTCGACATCTAGCTTAAGAAAAGTTAGACTATTAACCTCAATATTATCACAGACTTCGTCCAACGTTTTTACTGTGAGGCTAACTACATTTTCGGTACCTTTTTCGTCAAATCTACCAGCGCCTGAGTTATCTTTTGAAAACGAAAAAGGCAGCATTGAATTAGACGCCCCTAATCCATAAGGATGTATACATATCATCCTTTCTAACATAGGATTCAACTTACAGTTGTCTCGCAACACTTTTAACATCTTAGGATTGGGTTCGAAAGCATGTATAGATATATTGTCACAATAACTGTCTGAGAAACAAGCTGCCAATTTAAGGGCAAAGGCACCGCTATTGGCTCCAACATCGAATACATGGATAGTTGAATAGCGATCGAATCTCTCTATTTTTTTGGCAGCAGTTTTCCAAGAGTTATCCGGCAGACCGACCAAAATATGCCATTGCATATAGTCACTCCTGTCGATGAGAAATCTAACGCCGTCTCTAACAACGATTTCCTTTTTCATTCCATTATAAAATGAAGGTGGTGGAATTAATTTCCACAATGGCGACCAGATTTTACTCAACATATATACGAAGCTCTCTAGGCGAAGAGCTCGAATCGTTAAATGAAGCAAGTTTACAAAAAAGCTCTTCACAGTTTCGTTTTATTGTGTTCTCCAAAATATAGTTTCATCAACTGCAAATTCATGCTCTCTATTGAAAACTTTGAGTTAACGTCTTTTCTAGCATTCGATGCAAGCTTTTTTGCTTGCTTTGGGTTCGATAACAAAAAGTCGACTGCCTCCGCTATGGCTTTTTCATCTTTATAGTCCACCACAAAAGCATTTTCGCCATGCCTGACAAACTCGTTGGCAATGCCTGATATTGTCAAAACTGAAGGAATTTCAGCGGCCATTGCTTCGATATATATTTGCCCGAATGCCTCCTCCTTTTCCCCAGTAGGTACATGGACAAAAATATTGAAGCATTGGTACAACGCTTCAATATCTTCCTCAAACAAAACTTCCCTATAGGCGAAAGAAGGCAGCTTTGACAAGTGTTCCGTTATTACGGAAGCGTAGTCACCCCGAGCATTGCATAACACAAGCAGGGCGTCTGGATATTTTTGTAATGTTTTTTGAAAAGCCAAGATAACAAACTGAACTCCTTTCCACTCAGTGTATCTTGCTATGCATCCAACAACTGGTAATTTACTCTTGGGGATATTATGCTTCTCTCTAACAGACTCAACTCTTTCCTCGCAGACTAAATTAAAGGACGTGAGATCGAAACCATGGTGGACAATTTGAACTTTCGAGGAGTTCAGGCGCTCATCTCTTGTCAATACATCGGCAATTACCTGAGAGGGTGCCACGACATGTGTCGAAAGCCAATTGCATAATTTATCCCATTTAACTGCCCCAGGAAAGGACTGATGATGGATGATGGAATGATGCCGGGTGTGAATTCTGGTGGGAACTCCTGCTATCCAGCCTGCAAAAAGTCCTGTAAGGTTTGCTTCAAATAGATGCGTATGAATAATTCTAGGTCGCTTAACTAGTAGAATACCAAAAAGAGCTAGAAAAATATAAAGTAAAGAAAGCCTTCCTGACAGCGGGAGCCGAGTAACACCGAAGCCTCGCTTTTTGAGGTACGTTTCCAATGGGGTGACCTTGCTATTCAATAAAATAAACTCGATTTCAACTCCCAGGTTTCTAACGCCATCAGCAACCAACTCAAATTGCCTAGCTGAATTTACCCTCGAAACTATATATATTATTCGAAATCTCTTCACAGCTGGTTCTCTGGATAATACACTACGTTTGATGTTGTTACCAAGTCAAAAAACTTATGTCTAACCGCAGCAGGCATGACCTTCATAAAGCATTCTTTTTCGGCAGTTCTTAAGAAACACGGCCACCCAAAAATTTGATACACTGTTGCTTTAAAAAAGCTCAAAGATTCAAGAGCATCATCATCACCATTCGGGTAGACAACGTCCTTTCCTACCCCAAAAACTTCAGATAGGGATAAATGCGCACGCTGATACTGACGCAACCTCTTAATGTAGTTTCTGATTGACAATTCGTCATTATGGAAAGCTACCGCATGAGAAAGAAAGAATATGGCTATTCCATTTTGATCAGCCCGAATAGCCATTTCCTGATCTTCTGCATCTGTAAGCGCCTCATTAAATCCACCAAGTCTTTGAAAAAGGGTTTGAGGAACTGAAAAATTTGCGGCCGTAAAAAAAGGCTGAACACTATTCACAGCACCTTGTAGCCCAAGCAGAGGTTGCTCCCATTTTTCTGAAATATGGCACC contains:
- a CDS encoding nucleotidyltransferase family protein, which encodes MKSIDHALIMAAGRGVRMMPLTESIPKPMAPYNGSTLIANGIRKLRPHIKNVHITVGYKGAVLAEHVISLGVDSVLNTEGNGNVWWLFNTLMRYLDAPVCILTADNVTDIDFDILAKEYFHLGEPACMVVPVEPVVGLEGDFIHQKENLVLELSRHKSSSTYCSGIQVLNPALINRLVEPVDDFYALWSQLIEQKRLYCSDIYPSQWYTVDTIDQLKALNERKSKE
- a CDS encoding polysaccharide biosynthesis protein, producing MSQKQTVLITGGTGFLGRELGQKLKDRYQVILGARNNKQNHLIKQLTGCEVTPLDITNIESVRDAVVAYQPEIIIHAAATKFVDLSEKFPMECIDVNVVGSQNIARVAMDKGVKTVIGISTDKASPPVRNTYGMSKAIMERMFCSSNDKSETKFTCVRYGNVAWSTGSVLPIWKKMHAETGVIGTTGPEMRRFFFTVDDAVALVIVAMNHIDEVAGMVLSREMKAAQIQDILTTWTKLYGGRFERIEGRPGERMDEFLIGELELPYTREIFYDKVRHFLISFNEKVETPVSVGLSSENASKLTEQEIAELISNRPSFE
- a CDS encoding glycosyltransferase is translated as MRRAKSRNTGMRFAKGEYLTFLDSDDFMLPDNLSDAYQYIQNHSKAYLFHNLYQLVDQDNTVLYQYQFLPIKNPLDTIARGNFLSCIGVFLHSKIYKTIYWDEHPLLTGSEDYDYWLRVIVKYPNVGRIPKINSNILHHGTRTINNQDAVQAQARFDYMIEKYRNDREFIAAYKHRLNTIKATLWLFLAGLHLNAGDKLQVLKWLKNAFFADAYTLKRREFYSLVAGIIR
- a CDS encoding glycosyltransferase family 2 protein is translated as MEQSPFFSIVIPSYNRAEFILPTLESVFSQTFSSFEIIVVDNASTDNTEEVLKPLIDAGKINFIAHDKNYEKGKI
- a CDS encoding FkbM family methyltransferase — protein: MKKEIVVRDGVRFLIDRSDYMQWHILVGLPDNSWKTAAKKIERFDRYSTIHVFDVGANSGAFALKLAACFSDSYCDNISIHAFEPNPKMLKVLRDNCKLNPMLERMICIHPYGLGASNSMLPFSFSKDNSGAGRFDEKGTENVVSLTVKTLDEVCDNIEVNSLTFLKLDVEGFEPEVLKGARKTILRFKPAIYIEMTDKWFQQRGSSCKQILEYFWELGYQISVDNEKNLTPINRNDLHELESMFQYNILADI
- a CDS encoding glycosyltransferase family 4 protein, which gives rise to MKRFRIIYIVSRVNSARQFELVADGVRNLGVEIEFILLNSKVTPLETYLKKRGFGVTRLPLSGRLSLLYIFLALFGILLVKRPRIIHTHLFEANLTGLFAGWIAGVPTRIHTRHHSIIHHQSFPGAVKWDKLCNWLSTHVVAPSQVIADVLTRDERLNSSKVQIVHHGFDLTSFNLVCEERVESVREKHNIPKSKLPVVGCIARYTEWKGVQFVILAFQKTLQKYPDALLVLCNARGDYASVITEHLSKLPSFAYREVLFEEDIEALYQCFNIFVHVPTGEKEEAFGQIYIEAMAAEIPSVLTISGIANEFVRHGENAFVVDYKDEKAIAEAVDFLLSNPKQAKKLASNARKDVNSKFSIESMNLQLMKLYFGEHNKTKL
- a CDS encoding glycosyltransferase family 2 protein, with protein sequence MTTSVIVPTYNGCHKLETILSSLESQSIQDFETVVVVDGSTDDTIRFLSSRQTCLKEIKIIEQPNKGRAGARNSGANNAKGDILIFFDDDMKLDPACIASHLHHQSSVAMSIAGGRQILFRQKGDSIFHQYRCHISEKWEQPLLGLQGAVNSVQPFFTAANFSVPQTLFQRLGGFNEALTDAEDQEMAIRADQNGIAIFFLSHAVAFHNDELSIRNYIKRLRQYQRAHLSLSEVFGVGKDVVYPNGDDDALESLSFFKATVYQIFGWPCFLRTAEKECFMKVMPAAVRHKFFDLVTTSNVVYYPENQL